One window of the Nicotiana tabacum cultivar K326 chromosome 4, ASM71507v2, whole genome shotgun sequence genome contains the following:
- the LOC107769834 gene encoding mitochondrial arginine transporter BAC2-like yields the protein MLSSLQNAMVFQIYATLSRAFDRDIPASDPPSYKGVALGGTVAGAIQSLIISPVELVKIQLQLQSKTNQYNNQAASLKGPIDVTRIIFRQEGWRGIYRGLTITVLRDAHSHGLYFWAYEYTKEQLHPGCRKNGQESFQTMLIAGGLAGAVSWISCYPLDVVKTRLQAQSQSKSAKYHGIVDCFRRSMREEGHGVLWRGVGTTVGRAFLVNGAIFTAYETALRCLFNNNNNNHANVQSKNAL from the coding sequence atgctcTCCTCGTTGCAGAATGCCATGGTATTTCAGATCTACGCAACACTATCACGGGCATTTGACAGAGATATTCCAGCCAGCGACCCACCCTCGTACAAAGGAGTAGCTTTGGGAGGCACTGTGGCCGGAGCAATACAAAGCTTAATTATCAGCCCTGTGGAATTGGTGAAAATCCAACTTCAATTGCAAAGCAAAACCAATCAGTACAACAATCAAGCAGCTAGTCTCAAGGGTCCAATAGATGTCACAAGAATAATATTCAGACAGGAAGGTTGGAGGGGGATATACCGCGGGTTAACCATTACTGTCCTCAGAGATGCACACTCTCACGGTCTGTATTTCTGGGCATACGAGTATACTAAAGAGCAACTTCACCCTGGCTGTCGCAAGAACGGCCAAGAGAGCTTCCAAACAATGCTCATAGCTGGTGGTCTAGCAGGAGCTGTTAGCTGGATAAGCTGCTATCCACTAGATGTTGTTAAGACCAGACTCCAAGCTCAATCACAGTCTAAATCTGCAAAATATCACGGTATTGTTGATTGCTTTAGGCGAAGTATGAGAGAAGAGGGGCACGGTGTGCTCTGGCGAGGTGTGGGAACTACAGTTGGCAGAGCATTTTTAGTGAATGGGGCTATTTTCACTGCCTATGAAACTGCCCTGAGGTGCCttttcaataacaataacaataatcatGCAAATGTTCAATCTAAAAATGCATTATAA